One genomic region from Candidatus Chlorobium masyuteum encodes:
- the metH gene encoding methionine synthase: MKDTLFTLLEKRILVLDGAMGTMIQRHKLQEEDYRGARFASHSHPLMGNNDILVLTRPDIIYALHCDFLEAGSDIIETNTFNANPISQSDYSAEHLVKELNVEAAKLARKAADEYTARTPDKPRFVAGSIGPTNKTLSMSPDVNNPGYRAVSFEEVVDNYTLQLEGLMEVGVDMLLVETVFDTLNCKAALFSIEEFFNRTGLRIPVMVSGTVVDASGRTLSGQTTEAFWISIAHMPDLLSIGLNCALGSKQMRPFIESISGIAESLVSVYPNAGLPNEFGEYDDSPEYMAAQIADFATSGFVNIVGGCCGTTPQHIKAIAEAVKGLTPRPRPVKKHELQLSGLEPLFVNSTTGFINVGERTNVTGSKKFARLIKEGNYDEALSIARQQVESGAQVIDVNVDEGMLESEKVMKEFLNLIASEPEISRVPVMIDSSKWSVIENGLQCVQGKSIVNSISLKEGEELFRERARKVLQYGAATVVMAFDEKGQADSLERRKEICKRAYDILVDEVGFPPEDIIFDPNVLTVATGIEEHNNYAVDFIESVRWIKENLPYAKVSGGISNVSFSFRGNEAVREAMHAAFLYHAIKAGLNMGIVNAGQLAIYEDIEPELLLRVEDVLLNRREDATERLVSFAETIQGGGEKTEAKAAEWRNAPVEERLRHALIKGIVEFIEEDTEEARQLYPSPLQVIEGPLMNGMNAIGDLFAEGKMFLPQVVKSARVMKRSVACLIPYIEEEKAKNKDTRAAAKILLATVKGDVHDIGKNIVAVVLACNNYEVVDIGVMMPCEKILEAVEREKADLLGLSGLITPSLDEMVHVAREMERLGMKIPLLIGGATTSRMHTAVKIAPVYSGTVVQVLDASRSVPVVNSLLNPALSPDYIAKLIEEQTGLRESHASRSSAKSYISLAEARSNTPSLKWDSSAVYKPLKPGITLLDNVTVENLRPYIDWTPFFMAWEMHGRYPQILDDAKYGVEATKLFNDANALLDRIAGEKMLGLKGVAGIFPANSTGDDIAVYSDESRTTLLGTLHTLRQQEKKAGGEPNLALADFIAPVNSGIKDYIGGFAVTAGLGIEKALKQFSLEQDDYHKIMMQALADRLAEAFAEMLHEKVRRELWGYAPDEAFKPEELSGEKYQGIRPAPGYPACPDHTEKAELFTLLNAEVSTGITLTETFAMNPAAAVSGIYFAHPAAKYFMLGKISRDQVEDYARRKGMSLAEAEKWLAPVLDYERD; the protein is encoded by the coding sequence ATGAAAGACACTCTCTTTACCCTGCTCGAAAAGCGTATCCTTGTTCTCGATGGTGCAATGGGCACCATGATCCAGCGCCATAAATTACAGGAAGAGGACTACCGGGGCGCGAGGTTTGCCTCCCACTCGCATCCGCTTATGGGTAACAACGATATTCTTGTTCTCACACGCCCCGACATCATCTATGCACTGCACTGCGACTTTCTTGAAGCAGGATCAGACATTATAGAGACCAACACCTTCAATGCCAATCCGATCTCCCAGTCAGACTACAGTGCTGAACATCTGGTAAAGGAGCTGAACGTAGAAGCGGCAAAGCTTGCACGAAAAGCGGCGGATGAGTACACTGCGCGAACTCCTGATAAACCCCGTTTTGTTGCCGGCTCAATCGGCCCGACCAACAAAACCCTCTCTATGTCACCGGATGTCAACAATCCGGGATACCGGGCTGTCAGCTTCGAGGAGGTGGTCGATAACTACACCCTCCAGCTCGAAGGGCTCATGGAGGTTGGCGTCGATATGCTGCTTGTTGAAACAGTTTTTGATACCCTGAACTGCAAGGCGGCACTCTTCTCCATCGAAGAGTTCTTCAATCGCACCGGGCTCCGCATCCCGGTCATGGTCTCCGGAACGGTAGTGGACGCAAGCGGACGTACCCTCTCCGGCCAGACCACCGAGGCCTTCTGGATCTCCATCGCCCACATGCCCGACCTGCTCTCCATCGGCCTTAACTGTGCCCTCGGTTCAAAGCAGATGCGCCCCTTTATCGAATCAATTTCAGGTATTGCCGAAAGTCTGGTGAGCGTCTATCCGAATGCTGGTCTGCCAAACGAGTTCGGAGAGTATGACGACTCTCCGGAGTATATGGCTGCGCAGATTGCCGACTTTGCCACCTCCGGCTTTGTTAATATTGTAGGCGGATGCTGCGGCACTACCCCCCAGCATATCAAGGCGATTGCCGAGGCGGTCAAAGGGCTGACTCCGCGCCCGCGCCCCGTAAAAAAACATGAGTTGCAGCTATCCGGTCTTGAACCGCTCTTTGTCAACAGCACAACCGGCTTCATCAATGTCGGCGAACGAACCAATGTAACCGGCTCGAAAAAGTTCGCACGGCTCATCAAGGAGGGCAACTACGACGAAGCGCTCTCCATTGCCCGCCAGCAGGTGGAGAGCGGCGCACAGGTGATTGACGTCAACGTTGACGAGGGCATGCTTGAGAGCGAAAAGGTGATGAAAGAGTTCCTCAACCTTATCGCCTCCGAACCCGAAATCTCAAGGGTTCCGGTGATGATTGACAGTTCAAAATGGTCGGTTATAGAGAACGGCCTGCAGTGCGTTCAGGGCAAAAGCATTGTCAACTCCATCAGCCTTAAAGAGGGTGAAGAGCTTTTCCGTGAGAGAGCGAGAAAAGTATTGCAGTATGGTGCTGCAACCGTTGTTATGGCTTTTGATGAAAAGGGACAGGCGGATAGTCTGGAACGGCGCAAGGAGATCTGCAAGCGTGCCTATGACATTCTTGTTGATGAGGTGGGCTTCCCGCCTGAAGATATTATTTTCGACCCCAATGTACTGACCGTTGCCACCGGTATTGAGGAGCATAACAACTATGCTGTTGACTTTATTGAGTCGGTCCGCTGGATCAAAGAGAACCTTCCCTATGCAAAGGTTTCGGGAGGAATAAGCAACGTCTCCTTCTCTTTCCGGGGCAACGAAGCGGTCAGGGAGGCGATGCACGCAGCGTTTCTCTACCACGCAATCAAAGCCGGGCTCAATATGGGCATCGTCAATGCCGGCCAGCTTGCCATTTATGAAGATATTGAACCGGAACTGCTGCTGCGTGTCGAGGATGTTCTGCTCAACCGCCGTGAGGATGCAACTGAACGACTGGTAAGTTTTGCCGAAACCATACAGGGTGGCGGCGAGAAAACCGAAGCAAAAGCGGCCGAGTGGCGGAATGCCCCGGTTGAAGAGAGGCTCCGCCATGCTCTGATCAAGGGAATTGTCGAGTTTATCGAAGAGGATACCGAAGAGGCCCGCCAGCTCTACCCGAGCCCGCTGCAGGTCATAGAAGGGCCGCTGATGAATGGCATGAACGCCATCGGTGATCTCTTTGCCGAGGGCAAGATGTTCCTCCCGCAGGTGGTTAAAAGCGCACGCGTCATGAAACGCTCGGTAGCCTGCCTCATTCCCTACATTGAAGAGGAGAAAGCCAAAAACAAGGATACCCGTGCCGCAGCAAAAATATTGCTTGCGACCGTGAAAGGTGACGTGCATGATATCGGCAAGAACATTGTCGCCGTTGTGCTTGCCTGCAACAACTACGAGGTTGTGGATATCGGCGTCATGATGCCCTGCGAAAAGATTCTTGAAGCCGTAGAGCGTGAAAAGGCTGACCTGCTCGGCCTGAGCGGACTCATCACCCCTTCGCTTGACGAGATGGTGCATGTTGCTCGTGAAATGGAGCGGCTTGGTATGAAGATTCCGCTGCTCATCGGAGGTGCCACCACCTCAAGAATGCATACGGCAGTGAAAATTGCACCGGTCTATTCAGGAACAGTGGTTCAGGTGCTTGATGCCTCGCGAAGTGTTCCGGTGGTCAACAGCCTGCTCAATCCGGCACTCAGCCCGGATTACATCGCAAAACTCATTGAGGAGCAGACCGGACTGCGGGAGAGTCACGCTTCACGCTCATCGGCAAAAAGCTACATCTCACTTGCCGAAGCACGAAGCAACACCCCTTCGCTCAAGTGGGACAGCTCTGCCGTTTACAAGCCGCTCAAGCCGGGCATCACCCTGCTGGACAATGTTACAGTAGAAAACCTGCGCCCCTATATTGACTGGACTCCCTTTTTCATGGCGTGGGAAATGCATGGCCGCTACCCGCAGATTCTTGATGATGCGAAGTATGGCGTTGAGGCAACAAAACTCTTCAATGATGCCAACGCCCTGCTCGACAGAATAGCAGGCGAAAAGATGCTCGGCCTGAAAGGTGTTGCCGGTATCTTCCCGGCCAACAGCACAGGGGATGACATTGCTGTCTACAGTGACGAGAGCCGCACAACCCTGCTCGGAACCCTCCACACACTCCGCCAGCAGGAGAAAAAAGCGGGCGGCGAACCGAACCTTGCGCTTGCCGATTTCATCGCACCAGTCAATTCAGGTATTAAAGACTACATTGGCGGTTTTGCCGTCACGGCAGGGCTCGGAATAGAAAAGGCACTCAAACAGTTCAGCCTGGAGCAGGACGACTATCACAAAATCATGATGCAGGCACTTGCCGACCGTCTGGCTGAGGCATTTGCCGAGATGCTGCACGAAAAAGTGCGCCGTGAACTCTGGGGTTATGCTCCCGATGAAGCGTTCAAACCCGAAGAGCTCTCGGGGGAAAAATACCAGGGCATCCGCCCGGCGCCAGGTTATCCTGCCTGCCCGGATCATACCGAAAAAGCAGAGCTCTTTACCCTCCTGAATGCCGAAGTGAGCACTGGAATCACCCTGACTGAAACCTTCGCCATGAATCCGGCAGCTGCAGTCAGCGGAATCTACTTCGCTCATCCGGCGGCAAAGTACTTCATGCTTGGAAAAATCAGCAGGGATCAGGTTGAGGATTATGCCCGACGCAAAGGGATGAGCCTCGCGGAGGCTGAAAAGTGGCTGGCGCCCGTACTTGACTACGAACGCGACTAA
- a CDS encoding alpha/beta hydrolase — MLQRKELSLSYMEQAPEKLENAPLVLMLHGYGSNEKDLIQIAPALPPEFRYISPRAPQVMDYGMYGWFPLEFTQNGIIVDHAAAERALYQLIGFVKELIDEYRPAGEKVFLMGFSQGTVMSYLTAFNAPELLHGVIALSGQLPEKNMPTEKALLLLRKIPFLLMHGLFDEVLPIAKGRAANAWLEQNIDKLIYREYPVAHQISDSGIELIRSWLEGHRD; from the coding sequence ATGCTTCAACGAAAAGAGCTCTCACTCTCCTACATGGAACAGGCTCCGGAAAAACTGGAAAATGCACCACTCGTTCTTATGCTGCACGGCTACGGCAGCAATGAAAAAGATCTGATCCAGATCGCTCCCGCGCTTCCGCCCGAATTCCGCTACATCAGCCCCAGAGCACCCCAGGTTATGGATTACGGCATGTACGGATGGTTCCCGCTGGAGTTTACCCAGAACGGCATTATTGTTGATCATGCCGCCGCAGAGCGGGCCCTGTATCAACTGATCGGCTTCGTCAAAGAACTTATTGATGAGTACCGACCGGCAGGAGAGAAGGTGTTTCTGATGGGATTCAGCCAGGGCACGGTGATGAGCTACCTGACCGCATTCAACGCTCCGGAACTGCTCCACGGAGTGATTGCACTCAGCGGTCAGCTCCCCGAAAAAAATATGCCGACCGAAAAAGCCCTGCTTCTCCTGCGCAAGATTCCTTTTCTCTTGATGCACGGCCTCTTTGACGAAGTGCTGCCGATTGCCAAAGGACGTGCCGCGAATGCATGGCTTGAGCAGAATATTGATAAGCTGATCTATCGGGAGTACCCGGTTGCGCATCAGATATCGGACAGTGGCATAGAACTGATTCGCTCATGGCTGGAAGGGCACCGCGATTAA
- the mnmA gene encoding tRNA 2-thiouridine(34) synthase MnmA → MSEKKKVVVGISGGVDSATTACLLKKAGYAVTGLNIRVLDSLEDSPSLQPSPLIISDHPDFQIPVLTLNLSRKFREDVITYFHDDYLGGRTPNPCMVCNKKIKWFGLFEGLKLLEADFIATGHFASTSFSDGRSRLYKGVDPEKDQSYFLWMLSQSDLAKTLLPLGEFLKPQVRSMAREFGVRAAEKKESQEICFVPQDDYCSYLEGAIPGLTEKVSGGEIVDEAGNVIGKHRGYPFYTIGQRRGLGVAAKVPLYVTEIDPEHNRIHVGQKSSLETTKLIASGLNWIGIEELNAPVTALGKIRYRDKETPCAIEPLADNAASVTFDAPKNGVSTGQAAVFYRESEVLGGGFITKVIHESNQ, encoded by the coding sequence ATGAGTGAAAAGAAGAAAGTTGTTGTCGGCATATCCGGCGGAGTGGACTCTGCAACGACGGCCTGCCTGCTTAAAAAAGCGGGCTATGCGGTTACGGGACTGAACATCAGGGTGCTTGACTCTCTTGAGGATAGCCCCTCACTCCAACCCTCTCCGCTCATCATCAGCGACCATCCCGATTTTCAGATTCCGGTGCTGACGCTCAACCTCAGCCGGAAGTTCAGGGAGGATGTGATCACCTACTTTCATGATGACTATCTCGGAGGCCGGACACCGAACCCCTGCATGGTCTGCAACAAGAAGATCAAATGGTTCGGGCTTTTTGAAGGGCTGAAACTGCTCGAAGCCGACTTTATTGCTACCGGCCACTTTGCCTCCACCTCATTCAGCGATGGCCGTTCCCGGCTCTATAAAGGCGTTGACCCGGAAAAGGATCAGAGCTATTTTCTCTGGATGCTCTCGCAGAGCGACCTTGCCAAAACCCTGCTTCCGCTCGGTGAGTTTCTCAAACCGCAGGTGCGCAGCATGGCCCGTGAATTCGGCGTCAGGGCGGCGGAGAAAAAAGAGAGCCAGGAGATCTGTTTTGTGCCGCAGGACGACTACTGCAGCTATCTGGAGGGAGCAATACCCGGCCTTACAGAAAAGGTTTCAGGCGGTGAGATTGTGGACGAAGCAGGCAACGTTATCGGGAAACACCGGGGCTACCCCTTCTACACCATCGGCCAGCGCCGTGGTCTCGGAGTTGCGGCCAAAGTACCGCTCTATGTCACAGAAATTGACCCGGAACACAACCGAATCCATGTTGGCCAAAAATCATCGCTCGAAACAACCAAGCTCATCGCTTCAGGGCTCAACTGGATCGGGATTGAAGAGCTGAACGCGCCAGTCACTGCTCTGGGGAAAATCCGCTATCGGGATAAAGAGACCCCGTGTGCCATTGAGCCTCTCGCAGACAATGCTGCTTCGGTTACCTTTGATGCACCGAAAAACGGTGTTTCAACCGGACAGGCTGCGGTCTTCTACCGGGAGAGCGAAGTGCTCGGCGGAGGATTTATTACCAAAGTCATTCACGAATCCAATCAGTAA
- a CDS encoding electron transfer flavoprotein-ubiquinone oxidoreductase: protein MQEREALEFDILFVGAGPANLASAIHLQRLLQRQSLECSIAVIDKGRYTGAHLLSGAILDTRALEEFFPDYREKGCPIEAEVISENIWFLTGKKKFSFPFVPAAFSNEGNQLVSLSRFGAWMAEQADNEGIQLFDNTAASAPYSENGRLTGIITDNKGLDREGNPKANFEPGLLLKAKVIVIGEGSDGSLLRQLAQLFPSEQNAAPQRYGTGVKETWRIPEGGLKQGEVHHIFGYPLSPDTYGGGWIYAFSPTLISIGFVTSIGPSSPVCDPHLNMQRFKQHPLLAEILEGGSLIESGARTITSGGLDSIPPLCGPGFLVTGESAGLVNTQRQKGIHLAMKSGIVAAETLFEALLHDDFSVERLKSYEERFKSSWAYEELHAARNYRKAFDQGLYTGLLNAGLQLKFPGLSIATGIAKNRDEKTKSGAKKLQRFMLEKEGFKPDGILTFSKDQNLYRSGTMHEENQPCHLVIKPEDIAAICLKRCREEFANPCQHFCPASVYEIVTEPQPALKLNPSNCLHCKTCEIADPYGIITWTTPEGGGGPGYKLS from the coding sequence ATGCAGGAACGTGAAGCACTGGAGTTTGATATTCTGTTTGTCGGGGCGGGACCGGCAAACCTCGCCTCAGCCATTCACCTTCAGCGGCTGCTGCAACGTCAGAGCCTTGAATGCTCAATTGCGGTTATCGACAAGGGGCGCTACACCGGAGCCCACCTGCTTTCCGGAGCCATACTCGACACAAGAGCCCTTGAGGAGTTTTTTCCCGACTACAGGGAGAAGGGGTGCCCCATTGAAGCAGAAGTTATCAGTGAGAACATCTGGTTTCTCACCGGCAAAAAAAAGTTCTCCTTCCCCTTCGTTCCCGCAGCATTCAGTAACGAGGGTAATCAGCTTGTTTCGCTCAGCCGGTTTGGAGCCTGGATGGCTGAACAGGCGGATAACGAGGGCATACAGCTCTTCGACAACACGGCCGCTTCAGCTCCCTATAGTGAAAACGGACGGCTGACCGGTATCATAACCGATAACAAGGGGCTCGACAGAGAGGGCAACCCGAAAGCAAACTTCGAGCCGGGGCTTCTGCTCAAGGCAAAAGTGATCGTCATCGGAGAGGGCTCGGATGGCTCACTCCTGCGTCAGCTCGCTCAACTCTTTCCCTCAGAGCAAAACGCCGCGCCCCAGCGTTACGGCACCGGAGTCAAGGAGACATGGAGAATACCGGAAGGAGGGCTCAAACAGGGAGAGGTGCACCACATCTTCGGCTACCCCCTTTCGCCCGATACCTACGGCGGAGGGTGGATCTACGCCTTCTCTCCGACACTCATCTCTATCGGATTTGTCACCTCTATCGGTCCATCCTCCCCTGTGTGCGACCCCCACCTGAACATGCAGCGCTTCAAGCAGCACCCCCTGCTTGCAGAGATCCTCGAAGGGGGAAGCTTGATCGAATCGGGAGCGAGAACCATCACATCGGGAGGTCTTGACTCTATACCACCGCTTTGCGGCCCAGGATTTCTTGTTACCGGCGAATCAGCCGGGCTGGTGAACACGCAACGCCAGAAAGGCATTCACCTCGCCATGAAATCGGGCATCGTTGCAGCAGAGACCCTCTTTGAAGCGCTGCTTCATGATGATTTTTCTGTGGAACGGCTGAAAAGCTATGAGGAGCGGTTCAAGAGTTCATGGGCTTATGAAGAGCTTCATGCCGCACGGAACTACCGCAAAGCGTTTGATCAGGGGCTCTATACCGGTCTGCTCAACGCAGGGCTGCAACTGAAATTTCCCGGCCTCTCGATTGCGACAGGTATCGCTAAAAACCGTGATGAGAAAACAAAAAGTGGCGCAAAAAAGCTTCAGCGCTTCATGCTTGAAAAAGAGGGGTTCAAACCTGACGGCATACTCACCTTCAGCAAGGATCAGAACCTCTATCGCTCAGGCACCATGCACGAAGAGAATCAGCCCTGCCATCTTGTTATAAAGCCTGAAGATATTGCCGCGATCTGCCTGAAAAGATGCAGAGAAGAGTTTGCCAACCCTTGCCAGCACTTCTGCCCGGCTTCAGTCTACGAAATCGTCACCGAACCGCAGCCTGCGCTCAAACTCAACCCATCAAACTGCCTGCACTGCAAAACCTGTGAAATCGCCGACCCCTACGGCATCATCACCTGGACCACCCCCGAAGGCGGCGGCGGCCCCGGCTATAAACTGAGCTGA
- the mgtE gene encoding magnesium transporter: MIGTPLLPEIRELIEQRNFSALQRIFNDWMPVDLAELISDLPENEQAILFRLLQKDVATETFEYLELDSQQNLLTALTQRDVTHILNSMSADDRTALLEELPGTVVQELLKLLSFKEFKIAKTLLAYAEDSVGRLMSPDYLSVKKDWNINQVLDYVRTFGHESETLNVIYVVDDYGKLKGELLARELLLSLPEKKVSEIISEEKIITLTASQDQKDALDAFKRYDSVALPVVDSSGYLIGVVTVDDMLDVAEEEETEDIQKFGGIEALEEPYMDLSIPQLVKKRAGWLVILFIGEMLTASALAYFQDELAKAIVLATFIPLIISSGGNSGSQAATLIIRSLSLGEITIQDWWGVMRREILSGLALGGLLGLIGVFRVIIWAMILGHLTTTWIYVGVTVGVSLVGIVLFGTLTGSMLPLLLKRMGLDPATSSAPFVATLVDVTGIVIYFSVASLILGGILL; encoded by the coding sequence ATGATCGGAACCCCTTTACTACCTGAAATCAGGGAACTGATCGAACAGCGCAACTTCAGCGCGCTGCAAAGAATTTTCAATGACTGGATGCCGGTTGATCTGGCAGAGCTCATCTCCGACCTGCCGGAAAACGAACAGGCAATCCTCTTCCGGCTGCTTCAGAAGGATGTGGCAACCGAGACCTTCGAATATCTTGAGCTCGACTCCCAGCAGAACCTGCTGACCGCACTGACCCAGAGAGATGTCACCCATATTCTCAACAGCATGTCGGCAGATGACCGTACAGCGCTGCTTGAAGAGTTGCCGGGAACAGTGGTTCAGGAGCTGCTGAAGCTCCTCTCGTTCAAAGAGTTCAAGATTGCCAAAACCCTGCTGGCATATGCTGAAGACAGTGTCGGCAGGCTCATGTCGCCTGACTATCTGAGTGTCAAAAAAGACTGGAACATCAATCAGGTACTCGACTACGTTCGCACCTTCGGTCATGAGAGCGAAACCCTGAACGTCATCTATGTTGTTGACGACTACGGAAAGCTCAAGGGAGAGCTGCTTGCACGAGAACTCCTGCTCTCTCTTCCCGAAAAAAAGGTGAGTGAAATCATCTCCGAAGAGAAGATCATCACCCTCACCGCCTCACAGGATCAGAAGGATGCACTTGATGCCTTCAAACGCTATGACTCGGTAGCGTTGCCGGTGGTCGACTCCAGCGGCTACCTGATAGGAGTCGTTACGGTTGACGACATGCTTGACGTGGCAGAAGAGGAGGAGACCGAGGATATCCAGAAGTTCGGCGGTATTGAAGCCCTTGAAGAGCCATACATGGATCTCTCGATTCCCCAGCTCGTTAAAAAACGGGCCGGCTGGCTGGTAATCCTCTTTATCGGTGAGATGCTGACCGCCTCTGCACTGGCCTATTTCCAGGATGAACTTGCAAAAGCAATTGTGCTTGCAACCTTCATCCCGCTGATTATCTCAAGCGGAGGAAACTCCGGTTCACAGGCCGCCACGTTGATCATCCGCTCACTCTCGCTCGGAGAGATCACCATCCAGGACTGGTGGGGCGTCATGCGCCGCGAAATTCTTTCAGGACTCGCGCTTGGTGGTCTGCTCGGCCTGATAGGAGTCTTCAGGGTTATCATCTGGGCCATGATACTCGGTCACCTGACCACGACATGGATCTATGTCGGCGTAACTGTTGGCGTATCACTGGTAGGTATTGTCCTCTTCGGCACCCTTACCGGCTCCATGCTCCCCCTGCTTCTGAAACGGATGGGCCTTGACCCTGCCACCTCATCAGCACCTTTTGTTGCCACACTTGTCGATGTCACCGGAATTGTGATATACTTCAGTGTTGCCTCCCTGATTCTGGGCGGCATACTGCTCTGA
- a CDS encoding DNA-3-methyladenine glycosylase encodes MERLEKQFYEIPTLELAEKLLGKIFVRTLPGNLQLKARIVETEAYLGVDDEACHAWRGRTERNSTMFHRPGTIYVYFTYGCHHLINIVSEPENRAGAVLLRAMEPVEGISFMQMQRGKAVERELMSGPGKLARALQIERRDNGRDLFGEEFYLENAPPVPERMIGTTTRVGISRSRDLPWRKFIVNNPHVSKARIS; translated from the coding sequence ATGGAGCGGCTTGAAAAGCAATTCTATGAAATACCTACACTTGAACTTGCAGAAAAACTTCTCGGGAAAATTTTCGTCCGTACGCTGCCGGGAAATTTACAACTGAAAGCAAGAATTGTTGAAACTGAAGCCTATCTCGGTGTAGATGACGAAGCCTGCCATGCCTGGCGGGGCAGAACAGAACGAAACAGTACCATGTTTCATCGTCCGGGCACCATCTATGTCTACTTTACCTACGGCTGCCACCACCTCATCAATATCGTCAGTGAACCGGAAAACCGTGCCGGTGCGGTTCTCCTTCGGGCAATGGAACCGGTTGAAGGCATCTCCTTCATGCAGATGCAGAGAGGAAAAGCCGTGGAGAGAGAGCTCATGAGCGGTCCGGGAAAGCTTGCCCGGGCACTTCAGATTGAGCGACGTGACAACGGACGGGATCTTTTCGGTGAAGAGTTTTATCTGGAAAACGCACCCCCTGTTCCGGAAAGGATGATCGGAACCACAACAAGAGTTGGTATTTCAAGAAGCCGTGATCTTCCGTGGCGCAAATTCATCGTAAACAATCCTCACGTTTCAAAAGCAAGGATCTCCTGA
- a CDS encoding ParA family protein has protein sequence MGRVIAIANQKGGVGKTTTAVNIAASIAISEFKTLLIDIDPQANATSGFGIETGDEIDNTFYQVMVKGGNIQDAIKQSSIEYLDVLPSNVNLVGMEVELVNMREREYVMQKALKGVRSLYDYIIIDCPPSLGLITLNSLTAADSVLIPVQAEYYALEGLGKLLNTISIVRKHLNPKLEIEGVLVTMYDSRLRLATQVAEEVKKFFKEKVYRTYIRRNVRLSEAPSHGKPALLYDAQSIGSKDYLDLAQEIFERDGNIKKFKVRQR, from the coding sequence ATGGGCAGAGTTATTGCGATTGCAAACCAGAAGGGGGGGGTTGGAAAGACAACCACTGCCGTTAATATAGCTGCCTCAATTGCTATTTCTGAGTTTAAAACACTGCTGATCGATATCGATCCCCAGGCTAATGCTACATCCGGTTTTGGCATTGAGACCGGTGACGAGATTGATAACACCTTTTATCAGGTTATGGTAAAGGGTGGCAACATACAGGATGCCATCAAGCAGTCCAGTATTGAGTATCTCGATGTTCTTCCTTCCAATGTCAACCTTGTCGGTATGGAGGTTGAACTGGTGAACATGCGGGAGCGCGAGTATGTTATGCAGAAAGCACTCAAGGGTGTCCGTTCCCTTTATGACTACATTATCATCGACTGTCCGCCCTCGCTTGGTCTGATCACCCTTAATTCGCTTACGGCTGCCGATTCGGTGCTGATACCGGTCCAGGCCGAATATTATGCCCTTGAGGGGCTGGGGAAGCTGCTCAACACCATCAGCATTGTTCGCAAGCACCTGAACCCGAAGCTTGAAATTGAAGGGGTTCTGGTGACCATGTATGATTCACGGCTTCGTCTGGCTACACAGGTGGCTGAAGAGGTAAAGAAATTTTTCAAGGAGAAGGTCTACCGTACCTATATCCGCAGGAATGTAAGGCTTTCCGAAGCTCCGAGCCATGGCAAGCCGGCTCTGCTCTATGACGCCCAGAGTATCGGGTCGAAAGATTATCTCGATCTGGCTCAGGAGATATTTGAACGGGATGGAAATATTAAAAAATTTAAAGTCCGGCAGCGGTAG
- a CDS encoding ParB/RepB/Spo0J family partition protein: MSKNALGRGLKALIPDEGFDSGSREEQEELARDGSIGSLPIEKIRANPFQPRKEFDETALEELKNSIIENGVIQPVTVCRDGEGYQLISGERRLRAVTLAGFKFIPAYVIEAHDDSSKLELALIENIQREDLNAIEVALALKSLTTKCRLTQDEIAQKVGKNRSTVSNFLRLLKLPLQIQDSIRNREISSGHARALINLPGEQQQLKVWKQVLSHELSVRQTETLVNRMFKEQSKPAQANSPDRSLHITQLESLLRDKLATKVRIVEKKGGKGEIHIQYFSNDDLDRVLEILNHE, from the coding sequence ATGTCTAAAAATGCATTGGGAAGAGGTCTGAAAGCACTTATTCCGGATGAGGGATTTGATTCGGGTTCCAGGGAGGAGCAGGAGGAGCTTGCCCGGGACGGATCCATTGGCAGCCTGCCGATTGAGAAAATCCGGGCTAATCCATTTCAGCCCCGCAAGGAGTTTGATGAAACAGCCCTTGAAGAGCTGAAGAACTCCATTATTGAAAACGGTGTCATACAGCCGGTTACGGTCTGCCGTGACGGGGAGGGGTATCAGCTTATCAGCGGAGAGCGGCGCCTGAGGGCAGTCACCCTGGCAGGATTCAAGTTTATTCCCGCTTATGTTATCGAGGCACATGATGATTCAAGCAAGCTGGAGCTGGCTTTGATCGAGAATATCCAGCGTGAGGATCTCAATGCCATTGAGGTTGCTCTTGCCCTGAAAAGCCTCACCACAAAGTGCCGTCTGACACAGGACGAGATCGCCCAGAAAGTGGGAAAAAACCGCTCAACGGTCAGTAATTTTCTCCGTCTTCTCAAACTGCCCCTCCAGATTCAGGACAGCATACGAAACAGGGAGATCTCGTCCGGTCATGCCAGGGCGCTTATCAATCTCCCCGGCGAGCAGCAGCAGCTGAAGGTATGGAAGCAGGTACTCAGTCATGAGCTTTCTGTTCGCCAGACAGAGACGCTGGTGAACCGCATGTTCAAGGAGCAGTCCAAACCGGCACAGGCTAACTCTCCGGACCGCTCTTTGCATATTACCCAACTGGAGTCACTTCTGAGAGACAAGCTTGCAACCAAGGTTCGCATAGTTGAAAAGAAGGGGGGCAAGGGGGAGATTCATATCCAGTATTTCTCCAATGATGATCTCGACAGGGTACTTGAAATTCTGAATCACGAGTAG